From the genome of Dickeya aquatica, one region includes:
- the ompR gene encoding osmolarity response regulator transcription factor OmpR gives MQENYKILVVDDDMRLRALLERYLTEQGFQVRSVANAEQMDRLLTRESFHLMVLDLMLPGEDGLSICRRLRSQSNPMPIIMVTAKGEEVDRIVGLEIGADDYIPKPFNPRELLARIRAVLRRQANELPGAPSQEEAIIAFGKFKLNLGTREMFRDDEPMPLTSGEFAVLKALVSHPREPLSRDKLMNLARGREYSAMERSIDVQISRLRRMVEEDPAHPRYIQTVWGLGYVFVPDGSKA, from the coding sequence ATGCAAGAGAATTATAAGATTCTGGTGGTGGATGACGATATGCGCCTGCGTGCGTTACTGGAACGTTACCTGACTGAACAGGGCTTCCAGGTGCGTAGCGTCGCCAACGCCGAACAGATGGACCGCCTGCTGACACGCGAGTCTTTTCATTTGATGGTGCTGGATTTAATGCTACCGGGCGAAGATGGGTTGTCGATTTGCCGACGCCTGCGCAGCCAGAGTAACCCGATGCCCATCATCATGGTGACGGCGAAAGGCGAAGAGGTGGATAGAATTGTCGGGCTGGAGATAGGCGCTGACGACTATATTCCCAAACCGTTTAACCCGCGCGAACTGCTGGCGCGTATTCGTGCGGTGCTGCGCCGTCAGGCCAATGAACTGCCGGGCGCACCCTCGCAGGAAGAGGCGATTATCGCGTTTGGTAAATTCAAACTGAATTTAGGCACGCGGGAAATGTTCCGTGATGACGAGCCGATGCCGTTGACCAGCGGAGAGTTTGCCGTACTCAAGGCGCTGGTCAGCCACCCGCGGGAGCCGTTATCGCGTGATAAGTTGATGAATCTGGCCCGTGGCCGTGAGTACAGCGCCATGGAGCGCTCGATTGATGTGCAGATTTCCCGCCTGCGTCGCATGGTGGAAGAAGATCCGGCGCATCCGCGTTATATCCAGACGGTCTGGGGGTTGGGGTACGTCTTTGTGCCAGACGGCAGTAAAGCATGA
- the nfuA gene encoding Fe-S biogenesis protein NfuA: MIRITDAAQEHFAKLLAKQEEGTQIRVFVINPGTPNAECGVSYCPPDAVEANDTELKFEKLSAYVDELSAPYLDEAEIDFVTDQLGSQLTLKAPNAKMRKVGDDAPLMERVEYTLQSQINPQLAGHGGRVSLMEITEEGYAILQFGGGCNGCSMVDYTLKEGIEKELLQKFPELKGVRDLTEHQRGEHSYY; encoded by the coding sequence ATGATTCGTATTACCGATGCGGCTCAGGAGCATTTTGCCAAACTGCTGGCAAAGCAAGAAGAAGGTACTCAGATTCGCGTTTTCGTCATCAACCCCGGCACCCCGAACGCCGAATGCGGTGTCTCGTATTGCCCGCCGGATGCCGTTGAAGCGAACGATACTGAACTAAAATTCGAAAAACTGTCTGCTTATGTGGATGAATTGAGCGCCCCTTATCTGGACGAGGCCGAGATTGATTTCGTCACCGACCAGTTAGGCTCTCAGCTAACGCTAAAAGCGCCAAACGCCAAAATGCGCAAAGTGGGCGATGATGCCCCGCTGATGGAACGGGTGGAATACACGCTGCAATCACAGATTAATCCGCAACTGGCCGGGCACGGTGGTCGCGTCTCGCTGATGGAAATCACCGAGGAAGGTTATGCCATTTTGCAGTTTGGCGGCGGTTGTAACGGCTGCTCGATGGTGGATTACACGCTAAAAGAGGGTATTGAAAAAGAGCTGCTGCAAAAATTCCCCGAGCTGAAAGGGGTACGTGACTTGACCGAACACCAGCGCGGCGAGCACTCTTACTATTAA
- a CDS encoding LTA synthase family protein: MYQQHARSFLKTLWLQVMLLALFLSATRLVMFQVFTDKQQLSGYEHDVSLLWLTGLRYDLRAVSIILAPLLVIGLLIAVHRSGWRWLQRITPWYLAAAALLISGIAVGNYFYYQTYHTYIDIFAFGLIDEDSTAVLANIWQDYPVVPSLLLILLFSLALAALGKRTIAPQPQRRFWHSAVFVVYLLVSLLLFFAMIRGSMSTFPLRRNDAQISSVIILNKLVPNGLMASAWAIGDRGEDVRLEPVARSNGERLRQQSGLGTLEGRTPANPWLAAHRPNVVMALMESMGSNMLVYDHLPETDLLGALRPHFASDFVFRRFVSEGNGTAPSFAAMFFLSPVQNLSHSSAQHTVLNDTPYAVYKKAGYKVIFITSGSRMWRNLGNYLPRLGVDEVYDQSSLMERYPESRAMLTDWGIPDEFAFRLAQTLLSQSSQPVFISILTVTNHPPYQVPASYQPLPAYAAADMMAHAEVPQAEQESIAKTYQYATNALGNFISAVKASPLGDNTLIAATGDHQMRRLKAKYPQEQFLDRAVPFYLYVPKTILANTAWHFDAQRPGSHKDVYPTLYAYSLSDTPYYTIGGRNILAKQDDATRAFGYNEELWINAEGVVPMGGGGYYRWHPENPMLTQPDAQTPDPALRQKIDAYPALLRWQINAREKGVLDK, from the coding sequence ATGTATCAACAACACGCCCGCTCGTTTCTGAAGACCCTGTGGTTACAGGTGATGCTCTTAGCGTTATTTCTGTCGGCCACCCGTCTGGTGATGTTTCAGGTTTTTACCGACAAGCAGCAATTATCCGGTTATGAACACGACGTTAGCCTGCTGTGGCTGACCGGGTTGCGTTACGATTTACGCGCGGTGTCGATTATTCTGGCTCCGCTGCTGGTTATCGGGCTGCTGATTGCCGTGCATCGCAGCGGCTGGCGCTGGCTACAGCGGATTACCCCCTGGTATCTGGCGGCGGCGGCGTTGCTGATTAGCGGCATCGCTGTCGGCAACTATTTTTATTATCAGACCTACCACACCTACATCGATATCTTCGCTTTCGGGCTGATAGATGAAGACTCTACCGCCGTGTTAGCTAACATCTGGCAGGATTATCCGGTGGTGCCGTCACTGTTGCTGATACTGCTTTTTTCGCTCGCGCTGGCCGCGCTTGGCAAACGCACGATAGCACCGCAGCCCCAGCGCCGTTTCTGGCATAGCGCGGTCTTTGTCGTTTACCTGCTTGTCAGTCTGCTGCTGTTTTTCGCCATGATTCGCGGCAGCATGAGCACCTTTCCGCTGCGCCGCAACGATGCGCAAATCTCTTCCGTCATTATTCTCAATAAGCTGGTTCCCAACGGCTTAATGGCATCAGCCTGGGCCATTGGCGACCGGGGAGAAGACGTGCGCCTTGAGCCGGTGGCGCGCAGCAACGGCGAACGGCTGCGCCAGCAAAGCGGCCTGGGTACGCTGGAAGGACGCACGCCAGCCAACCCCTGGCTTGCCGCACACCGCCCGAATGTGGTGATGGCGCTGATGGAAAGCATGGGCAGCAATATGCTGGTTTATGACCACCTGCCGGAAACTGACCTGCTGGGCGCGCTGCGCCCGCATTTTGCCTCGGATTTCGTGTTCCGGCGTTTTGTCTCGGAAGGTAACGGCACCGCGCCTTCGTTTGCCGCCATGTTTTTCCTAAGCCCGGTGCAGAACCTGAGCCACTCCTCGGCACAGCATACGGTACTGAATGACACCCCCTACGCCGTTTACAAAAAGGCCGGTTACAAGGTAATTTTCATCACCTCAGGCAGCCGCATGTGGCGCAATCTGGGCAACTACCTGCCGCGACTTGGCGTGGATGAAGTCTATGACCAAAGCTCGCTGATGGAGCGTTACCCCGAGTCCCGCGCCATGCTGACCGACTGGGGCATACCGGACGAATTTGCCTTCCGTCTGGCCCAGACCCTGCTCTCGCAGTCGAGCCAGCCGGTTTTCATCAGCATTCTGACGGTGACGAACCACCCGCCTTATCAGGTGCCCGCCAGCTATCAGCCCCTGCCAGCCTATGCCGCCGCCGACATGATGGCCCATGCCGAAGTGCCCCAGGCAGAGCAAGAGTCGATTGCGAAAACCTACCAGTACGCCACCAATGCGCTGGGCAACTTTATCTCCGCGGTAAAAGCCTCTCCTTTGGGCGATAACACCCTGATTGCCGCCACCGGCGACCACCAAATGCGGCGTTTAAAAGCCAAATACCCGCAAGAGCAGTTCCTCGATCGTGCCGTGCCGTTTTACCTGTATGTGCCGAAAACCATTCTGGCCAATACCGCCTGGCATTTTGACGCCCAGCGCCCCGGCTCGCACAAAGATGTTTACCCGACGCTCTATGCCTATAGCCTGTCGGATACGCCCTACTACACGATAGGCGGGCGCAATATTCTGGCGAAACAGGATGATGCAACGCGCGCGTTTGGCTATAACGAAGAACTGTGGATTAACGCTGAGGGGGTGGTGCCGATGGGCGGCGGTGGCTATTACCGCTGGCATCCTGAAAACCCGATGCTGACCCAACCCGATGCGCAAACGCCCGACCCGGCGCTGCGCCAGAAAATTGATGCCTACCCGGCGCTGCTGCGCTGGCAAATCAATGCCCGTGAAAAAGGTGTTCTCGACAAATAA
- a CDS encoding lysophospholipid acyltransferase family protein yields MFSLDNILHDLAPHRPTSPWQRSLLRSLLFEHEFQQFAQRYPHLKGLDLVEQVLDYFNLNCEMVEGALENIPSQGPVVLVANHPIGSLDGLALLRTVASVRPDVRIVASQLLSYIEPLKNLFFAVDNFSNRTRRQQLCAIQDHLAGDGAVIVFPAGEVSRLSLQGIRDGHWHSGFLRLAAKARAPIVPIHISGRNSSLFYLSSLLYRPLSTLLLVREMFRQQGNRLRFRIGAQIPYASWSQGEWQPNDLAARFRRHVYRLGQGKPGCFAGEKPIALPEERTALKHALEACEMLGTTPDGKKIYLYQRGSEDYVPILRELGRLREIAFRAVGEGSGKRRDLDSFDDDYLHLILWDERELDIVGAYRFAPTAQLLQRKGVDGLYSHSLFQYGEEMSPILANGIELGRSFIQPRYWGKRGLDYLWLGIGAYLARYPQYRYLFGPVSLSGSMPSSARDLLIAFYRLHFAPSQSLARSRRPYPASLPEVLRQFEGDDYQQDLTRLKSMLSNMGCSIPTLYKQYSELCEPGGVQFIDFGVDPDFSHCVDGLVLVDLQQLKPARYQRYIAPFAVDDAPATPQK; encoded by the coding sequence ATGTTTAGCCTGGACAACATACTACACGATCTCGCCCCCCATCGACCCACGTCCCCCTGGCAACGCTCGCTATTGCGCAGCCTGCTGTTCGAGCATGAATTTCAGCAATTCGCCCAGCGTTATCCGCACCTGAAAGGGTTAGACCTGGTCGAGCAAGTGCTCGATTACTTCAACCTGAATTGTGAAATGGTGGAAGGCGCGCTGGAGAATATTCCCTCTCAGGGGCCGGTGGTGCTGGTGGCCAACCACCCGATAGGTTCGCTGGACGGGCTGGCACTGCTGCGTACCGTCGCCAGTGTGCGCCCGGATGTGCGCATCGTCGCCAGTCAGTTGCTGAGCTACATCGAACCGCTCAAAAACCTGTTTTTTGCGGTGGATAATTTCAGCAACCGTACCCGGCGTCAGCAACTGTGTGCCATTCAAGACCATCTGGCCGGGGATGGCGCGGTGATTGTCTTTCCGGCTGGCGAAGTGTCACGCCTGAGCCTGCAAGGTATCCGCGACGGCCACTGGCACAGCGGTTTTCTTCGCCTTGCGGCCAAAGCGCGCGCCCCGATTGTGCCCATTCACATCAGCGGGCGGAACAGTAGCCTGTTTTATCTTTCCTCCCTCCTGTATCGCCCGCTTTCCACACTGTTACTGGTGCGCGAAATGTTCCGCCAGCAAGGCAACCGGCTGCGTTTTCGCATCGGTGCACAAATCCCCTACGCCAGCTGGAGTCAGGGTGAATGGCAGCCAAACGATCTGGCCGCCCGCTTTCGTCGCCACGTCTACCGTCTCGGCCAGGGCAAGCCGGGCTGCTTTGCCGGAGAAAAGCCTATCGCGCTGCCGGAAGAGCGCACGGCGCTCAAACATGCGCTGGAAGCCTGTGAAATGCTCGGCACCACGCCGGATGGCAAAAAAATCTACCTTTATCAGCGTGGCAGTGAAGATTATGTGCCGATTCTGCGTGAACTGGGTCGCCTGCGTGAAATCGCCTTTCGCGCCGTCGGCGAAGGTTCCGGTAAGCGCCGCGATCTGGACAGCTTTGACGATGACTACCTGCACCTGATTTTGTGGGACGAGCGCGAGCTCGATATCGTGGGAGCTTATCGCTTCGCGCCAACGGCGCAATTGCTGCAACGAAAGGGGGTCGATGGCCTCTACAGCCACAGCCTGTTCCAGTACGGTGAAGAGATGTCACCGATTCTGGCAAATGGCATCGAGCTGGGTCGCAGTTTTATCCAGCCGCGCTATTGGGGCAAACGCGGGCTGGATTACCTGTGGCTCGGCATTGGTGCGTATCTGGCGCGTTACCCGCAATACCGCTACCTGTTTGGCCCGGTGTCACTGTCAGGCAGTATGCCGTCGTCGGCGCGCGATTTACTGATAGCATTTTACCGGCTGCACTTCGCCCCCAGTCAGTCACTGGCCCGCTCGCGTCGCCCTTACCCGGCTTCCCTGCCGGAGGTGCTGCGGCAATTTGAAGGCGATGACTATCAACAGGATTTGACCCGCCTGAAAAGCATGCTCAGTAACATGGGCTGCTCCATCCCGACGCTGTATAAACAGTATTCGGAACTGTGCGAGCCGGGCGGCGTGCAGTTCATCGATTTCGGCGTTGACCCTGACTTCAGCCACTGCGTTGACGGGTTAGTGCTGGTGGATTTACAGCAGCTCAAACCGGCACGTTATCAGCGCTATATCGCCCCTTTTGCCGTGGATGACGCGCCCGCCACCCCACAGAAATAA
- the gntX gene encoding DNA utilization protein GntX, with amino-acid sequence MLTIMAQCWLCQQPLYHSHHGICSHCRRHLQAPHIHCPRCGLPSASATLPCGRCLQQPPPWHALLFVSDYQPPLSSLIKQLKYQRRTELAATLARLLLLRWRERRRETVLALPQAYPRPDAIVTVPLHRWRQWRRGFNQTDLLACYLAHALGCAYYPAALRRVRATAAQHTLDAGARRHNLHGAFQCRMDLRGKHIVLLDDIVTTGNTVAQLSRLLTAAGAHQVQVWCLCRTLS; translated from the coding sequence ATGTTGACGATCATGGCTCAATGCTGGCTCTGCCAGCAGCCGCTCTATCATAGTCATCACGGGATTTGCAGTCACTGCCGCCGTCACCTGCAAGCCCCCCACATCCATTGCCCGCGCTGCGGATTGCCTTCAGCCAGCGCGACCTTACCCTGTGGCCGCTGCCTGCAACAACCGCCGCCCTGGCATGCCTTGCTGTTTGTCAGTGACTATCAGCCACCGCTCAGTTCGCTTATCAAGCAACTGAAATACCAACGCCGTACCGAGCTGGCTGCCACGCTGGCACGCTTGCTGTTACTGCGCTGGCGCGAGCGGCGTCGGGAAACCGTACTGGCACTGCCGCAGGCTTACCCGCGCCCGGATGCCATCGTCACCGTGCCGCTGCACCGCTGGCGTCAGTGGCGACGCGGTTTTAATCAAACCGACCTGCTGGCGTGCTACCTGGCTCATGCGCTGGGGTGCGCCTATTACCCGGCAGCGCTGCGCCGGGTGCGCGCCACCGCCGCACAGCACACGCTGGATGCCGGTGCGCGGCGGCATAATCTGCACGGAGCCTTTCAGTGCCGGATGGATCTGCGCGGTAAACACATTGTGCTGCTTGATGATATCGTCACCACCGGCAATACGGTTGCACAGCTCAGCCGGTTGTTAACCGCCGCCGGTGCGCATCAGGTTCAGGTATGGTGTCTCTGCCGCACCTTGTCGTAA
- a CDS encoding Tex family protein: protein MTNALSQIIASELQARTEQVSAAIQLLDEGNTVPFIARYRKEVTGGLDDTQLRQLESRLGYLRELEDRRQTILKSIDEQGKLTEALASAIHGTLSKTELEDLYLPYKPKRRTRGQIAIEAGLEPLADSLWNDPSQTPELAAAAYVQAENGVADVKAALDGARYILMERFAEDATLLAKVRDYLWKSAHLVSRVIEGKDDEGAKFRDYFDHHEPLAQVPSHRALAMFRGRNEGILQLSLNADPQYDEPPKESHGEHIIISHLGLRLNNAPADNWRRAVVNWTWRIKVLLHLETELMGSVREKAEEEAINVFARNLRDLLMAAPAGLHATMGLDPGLRTGVKVAVVDATGKLVATDTVYPHTGQAAKAAAVVAALCIKHQVALVAIGNGTASRETERFFLDTQQQFPEVKAQKVIVSEAGASVYSASELAAQEFPNLDVSLRGAVSIARRLQDPLAELVKIDPKSIGVGQYQHDVSQTLLAKKLDAVVEDCVNAVGVDLNTASVALLTRVAGLTRMMAQNIVNWRDENGRFSNRAQLLKVSRLGPKAFEQCAGFLRINHGDNPLDASTVHPEAYPVVERILAVTEQKLQELMGNTSALRALKPSEFTDSRFGLPTVTDILKELEKPGRDPRPEFKTATFADGVETLNDLMPGMILEGAVTNVTNFGAFVDIGVHQDGLVHISSLADRFVEDPHQVVKAGDIVKVKVLEVDLPRKRIALTMRLDEQPGEGNSRRGGGARDNAAPRNAPAGKAKSRPANTPSAGNSAMSDALAAAFKKR from the coding sequence ATGACGAACGCATTAAGTCAGATTATCGCCAGCGAATTGCAGGCTCGCACCGAACAGGTCAGCGCGGCTATTCAGCTGCTTGACGAAGGTAACACCGTGCCATTTATCGCCCGTTACCGTAAAGAAGTGACCGGCGGGCTCGATGATACCCAACTGCGCCAACTGGAAAGCCGCCTGGGCTACCTGCGCGAGCTGGAAGACCGCCGCCAGACCATCCTCAAATCCATTGATGAGCAGGGCAAACTTACCGAAGCGCTGGCCAGTGCCATTCACGGCACGCTGAGTAAAACCGAGCTGGAAGACCTCTACCTGCCCTATAAACCGAAACGCCGCACCCGTGGGCAAATCGCCATTGAAGCCGGGCTAGAGCCGCTGGCAGACAGCCTGTGGAACGACCCGTCGCAAACACCAGAGCTGGCGGCAGCGGCTTACGTGCAGGCCGAAAACGGCGTCGCCGATGTCAAAGCCGCGCTGGACGGCGCGCGCTATATTCTGATGGAGCGTTTTGCCGAAGATGCCACACTGCTGGCCAAAGTACGTGATTATCTGTGGAAAAGTGCCCATCTGGTGTCTCGCGTCATCGAAGGCAAAGACGACGAAGGGGCGAAATTCCGCGATTACTTTGACCACCACGAGCCGCTGGCTCAGGTGCCTTCTCACCGCGCGCTGGCGATGTTTCGCGGCCGCAACGAAGGCATTCTCCAGCTTTCGCTCAATGCCGACCCGCAATACGATGAGCCGCCCAAAGAGAGCCACGGTGAGCACATCATCATCAGCCATCTCGGGTTGCGCCTGAATAACGCTCCGGCGGATAACTGGCGGCGTGCGGTGGTGAACTGGACGTGGCGCATCAAGGTGCTGTTGCATCTGGAAACCGAGCTGATGGGCAGCGTGCGCGAGAAAGCCGAAGAAGAAGCCATCAACGTGTTTGCCCGCAACCTGCGTGACCTGCTGATGGCGGCCCCTGCCGGATTACACGCCACCATGGGGCTTGACCCCGGCCTGCGTACCGGGGTGAAAGTCGCGGTGGTGGATGCCACCGGCAAACTGGTGGCGACCGATACCGTCTACCCGCATACCGGTCAGGCGGCCAAGGCCGCGGCCGTGGTGGCGGCGCTGTGTATCAAGCATCAGGTGGCGCTGGTGGCTATCGGTAACGGTACGGCATCACGCGAAACCGAGCGTTTTTTCCTCGATACGCAACAGCAATTTCCTGAGGTGAAAGCCCAGAAGGTGATCGTCAGTGAGGCGGGTGCCTCGGTCTATTCCGCCTCGGAGCTGGCAGCACAAGAGTTCCCGAACCTCGACGTTTCGCTGCGCGGGGCGGTGTCCATCGCCCGCCGCCTGCAAGACCCGCTGGCCGAGCTGGTAAAAATTGACCCGAAATCCATCGGTGTCGGCCAATACCAGCACGATGTCAGCCAGACGTTGCTGGCGAAAAAACTTGATGCGGTGGTGGAAGACTGCGTGAACGCCGTCGGCGTTGATCTCAATACCGCCTCGGTCGCCTTGCTGACCCGCGTTGCCGGGCTGACGCGCATGATGGCGCAAAACATCGTCAACTGGCGTGATGAAAATGGCCGTTTTAGCAACCGTGCCCAGCTCTTAAAAGTCAGCCGCCTCGGCCCGAAAGCCTTTGAGCAGTGCGCGGGGTTTTTGCGCATCAACCACGGTGACAACCCGCTGGATGCCTCCACCGTTCACCCGGAGGCCTACCCGGTAGTCGAGCGCATTCTCGCAGTCACCGAACAGAAACTGCAAGAGTTGATGGGTAACACCAGCGCGCTGCGGGCGCTGAAACCCAGCGAGTTCACAGACAGCCGCTTTGGCCTGCCAACCGTGACCGACATCCTCAAAGAGCTGGAAAAACCGGGGCGTGACCCGCGACCCGAGTTCAAAACCGCCACCTTTGCCGACGGTGTAGAAACGCTCAATGACCTGATGCCCGGCATGATCCTCGAAGGCGCAGTGACCAACGTCACCAACTTCGGCGCATTTGTCGATATCGGCGTACATCAGGACGGGTTAGTGCACATCTCTTCTCTGGCCGACCGCTTTGTAGAAGACCCGCATCAGGTGGTCAAAGCCGGGGATATCGTGAAGGTAAAAGTGCTGGAAGTGGACTTGCCGCGCAAACGTATCGCCCTGACCATGCGGCTGGACGAACAGCCCGGCGAAGGCAACAGCCGTCGCGGCGGCGGAGCGCGCGACAACGCGGCACCGCGCAACGCACCGGCGGGCAAAGCCAAATCGCGCCCGGCCAATACCCCCTCGGCAGGCAACAGCGCCATGAGCGATGCGCTGGCAGCGGCGTTTAAAAAACGCTAA
- the greB gene encoding transcription elongation factor GreB yields the protein MKTDLITREGYEALHQELNYLWKERRPEITEKVAWAASLGDRSENADYLYNKRLLREIDRRVRYLRKRLQVVRVVDYSPQQDGKVFFGAWVEVENEDGDIKRFRIVGPDEIYGRKDYISIDAPMARALLKKAVDEEAVVPTPAGPRTWYINHIDYQQPAGW from the coding sequence ATGAAAACCGATTTGATAACCCGCGAGGGCTACGAGGCTCTGCATCAGGAACTGAACTACCTGTGGAAAGAACGCCGCCCGGAAATTACTGAAAAAGTCGCCTGGGCCGCCAGCCTTGGCGATCGCAGTGAGAATGCCGACTATCTCTACAATAAGCGCCTGTTACGCGAAATTGACCGCCGCGTGCGCTATCTGCGTAAGCGCCTGCAAGTGGTCAGGGTGGTTGATTACTCGCCGCAGCAAGATGGCAAAGTCTTTTTCGGTGCCTGGGTCGAGGTGGAAAATGAGGACGGTGATATTAAACGGTTTCGCATTGTCGGCCCGGATGAAATTTATGGCCGCAAAGATTACATCTCGATTGATGCGCCTATGGCACGGGCGCTGTTGAAAAAAGCGGTAGACGAAGAAGCGGTGGTCCCGACCCCCGCAGGCCCCAGAACCTGGTACATCAACCACATCGATTATCAGCAACCTGCGGGCTGGTGA
- the bioH gene encoding pimeloyl-ACP methyl ester esterase BioH — protein MGSLHWQTEGEGSCELVMLHGWGMNLQVWNNIVVRLAPHFRLHRVDLPGYGQSQGFGAMSLAEMTQQVLAQAPERAIWLGWSLGGLVASQAALAAPERVSALITLASSPCFNAREDWPGIRPQVLSSFQRLLSDDFNGTIERFLALQTLGTEHARKDARALKEALSGQPSPSTEVLLAGLDILRDTDLRVPLSSLTLPFLRLYGALDGLVPRNVVALMDEQYPHSTSFVIAKAAHAPFISHPEVFVKLVVDFVKAQVQA, from the coding sequence ATGGGATCACTGCACTGGCAAACGGAGGGGGAAGGTTCATGCGAACTTGTGATGTTGCATGGCTGGGGGATGAATTTACAGGTATGGAACAACATCGTCGTGCGACTGGCCCCGCATTTTCGGCTGCACCGCGTGGACTTGCCGGGGTATGGTCAGAGTCAGGGATTTGGCGCAATGTCGCTGGCAGAGATGACACAGCAGGTGCTGGCGCAGGCACCCGAGCGGGCGATATGGTTAGGCTGGTCGCTCGGCGGGCTGGTTGCCAGCCAGGCGGCATTAGCGGCACCAGAGCGCGTCAGTGCGCTGATTACGCTGGCCTCGTCGCCCTGTTTTAACGCGCGCGAGGACTGGCCGGGCATTCGCCCGCAGGTGTTGTCCAGCTTCCAGCGTCTGCTGAGCGATGATTTCAACGGCACCATCGAGCGTTTTCTGGCATTGCAGACGCTGGGGACGGAACATGCCAGAAAAGACGCACGGGCGCTGAAAGAGGCGTTATCCGGCCAGCCGTCGCCGTCCACCGAGGTGTTGCTCGCCGGGCTTGATATTTTGCGTGATACCGATTTACGCGTGCCGCTGAGTTCGCTCACCCTGCCGTTCCTGCGCCTGTACGGTGCACTCGACGGGCTGGTGCCGCGCAACGTCGTCGCGCTGATGGATGAGCAATATCCGCATTCAACCTCATTTGTTATTGCTAAAGCCGCCCACGCCCCGTTTATCTCCCACCCGGAGGTGTTTGTGAAACTGGTGGTGGATTTTGTCAAAGCGCAAGTGCAGGCGTAA